From the genome of Methylocystis bryophila, one region includes:
- the cysK gene encoding cysteine synthase A — protein sequence MPRWFEDNSLSIGRTPLVRLNRVTDGAPATVLAKIEGRNPAYSVKCRIGAAMVRDAEKRGLLTPGRGIVEPTSGNTGIALAFVAASRGIPLTLTMPETMSLERRKLLLAFGANLILTEGAKGMGGAVAKAEEIAASDPGRYLLLQQFKNPANPAIHEETTGPEIWDDTDGAVDIFVAGVGTGGTITGVSRFFKNVKGKPVLSVAVEPSASPVLTQQRAGELLKPGAHKIQGIGAGFIPSVLDLSLVDLIEQVTNEEAILFARRLSSEEGILSGISCGAAAAVAVRLANRPENQGKTIVVILPDSGERYLSTVLFEGLFNAQGLAA from the coding sequence ATGCCGCGCTGGTTTGAGGACAATTCCCTTTCGATCGGCCGCACGCCGCTGGTGCGCCTGAACCGAGTAACGGACGGCGCTCCGGCAACCGTTTTGGCGAAAATCGAGGGCCGCAATCCGGCCTATTCCGTCAAGTGCCGGATCGGCGCCGCCATGGTGCGGGACGCGGAGAAGCGCGGGCTTCTCACCCCCGGCCGCGGGATCGTCGAGCCGACCAGCGGCAATACCGGCATTGCGCTCGCCTTTGTCGCCGCCTCGCGCGGCATTCCGTTGACGCTGACCATGCCCGAGACCATGAGCCTAGAACGGCGCAAGCTCCTGCTCGCCTTCGGGGCCAATTTGATCCTCACCGAAGGCGCGAAAGGCATGGGCGGCGCCGTCGCCAAGGCCGAAGAGATCGCCGCTTCCGATCCCGGCCGCTACCTGCTGCTGCAACAGTTCAAAAACCCCGCCAATCCCGCGATCCACGAAGAGACCACGGGCCCGGAGATCTGGGACGACACCGACGGAGCCGTGGACATTTTCGTCGCCGGCGTGGGCACGGGCGGCACGATCACCGGCGTTTCACGCTTTTTCAAGAACGTTAAAGGCAAGCCCGTGCTTTCGGTCGCCGTCGAGCCTTCGGCAAGCCCTGTTCTCACTCAACAGCGCGCAGGCGAGCTGCTGAAGCCGGGCGCTCATAAGATTCAAGGCATCGGCGCCGGATTCATTCCCAGTGTTTTAGACCTGTCTCTTGTCGACCTCATCGAACAAGTCACCAATGAAGAGGCGATCCTTTTCGCGCGACGCCTGAGCAGCGAGGAAGGGATACTCTCGGGCATATCCTGCGGCGCAGCCGCCGCGGTCGCCGTGAGATTGGCCAATCGTCCAGAGAACCAAGGCAAGACTATCGTCGTGATCCTCCCCGACTCGGGCGAGCGATATTTGAGCACGGTCCTTTTTGAAGGGCTGTTCAACGCGCAGGGCTTGGCGGCGTGA